AACACCATTAACCACATTATAAGGTACTCCGCCTGCCAACGACAGCTGATTTTTAGGGTTGTATGGCAATAGGTTAGGGATAGTGGCCAGTTCTTTTGCCTTCGTAACGCCTTTAACTGCAGCGGCTTTGGTGGTCGCTACACCAGTCTTCGTTATGGCTCCTGCGCCTTTTGTTCCTACTACTGATGTGACGACTGTTCCGAGGGCATAAGTTACCCAATGGGACCGTGAATAGGCATCACCATTTACCATATCTCTTTCATAAGAGTCCGAGATGGATTTGGATATATATTTATAGGTTTTTATCGGGTGCATGATGGAATTGGCTACACCTTCAACCGTTTCCCCAGGGTCTGTGACAAAGTCCCAAACTCCTGTCACGAAGTCTCTTCCTACATCAAAAAGGCCTACGCCGATTCCTTTTGCAATGTCTGCGGTTTGCTTAGCCGATTCTAGCTGTATAACATATTGCTGCTGGGTGGGCGCTAAGTTTTCGTAGCCGATCTGTTTGGCGATTTTGAGGAACTCATCTGGATCTGTTACATGATCGAGTTGTGCCTTCAAATCCTTGATCCGGCGATTCTCCGCTTCCTCTTTCTTAACCTTCAGATATTGCGCGGTGTCTTTTTTCCTGACTTCCAGGTTTTTATAGGCTTCACTATTTTTATAAGCTGTTGCATTAAAATAGAGAGGGGATACTACTCCTCCTCTTGTACTGGATACTTTCAATTGCTCCATGAGTGCCGTCACTGCCGCTTGGTCCGCTTCGGATTTGGCATATTCAGCCGTCCACTTATGATCGATTTCGTTTACTTTGTCTATCGTTTCGGTCCGTTTCCTTTCAGCTTTCTCCATATTCTCAAAGAACACATCATCGGAAAAAGGTTCTAACTGAATGATATCATCAATTCCAGCCAATATTTTTTTTAGATCATTTTTCTGGGCTGTGACCATTTCCTTTGAATTTCGACTGGCGCTTTCCAGCTCTTCCTCTAAAAATGGGACCGTAACCAAGGTTTCACTCAGGTTAGCCTCGATTGTATCTCCTTGAATTCCACTTAAAAAGGCAACATGCCGATTGATCAGACGCAGCCAAGAATCCACGACATCGATCTGTGCTTTGTAAAATCCTTTAATGGCCTCTGCGCCTTGCCCCTGCAGCTCATCATCCAAATGAACGATACTCTCAAATTCTTTTTTTAATTCCGTGAGCTGTTCTTTCAGATCCTTATATTGTCCGACACGCGTTTGCATGGCCGAAACTAGTGTTTGAGATTCGTAAATCATCGACATAATGGAAAGTCCTTTCAACTTCTTTTCTTATAATAGATTTCATTTATATGTAATATTTTTATTCACTGTAAAATTATGGACTAAATATATTTTAGAAGAGTTTCTATATTTATTCAAGAATTGAAGGGGAATTGGACAGTATTTTTAATAGTAGCTAGACGATGGGCGATCACAAAGTTAAACCAATACGTAAATAAGGGCTATTCCCGTTGAAGGAATAGCCCTTTCTTTGTATCAAAATTAAAATGCCGGTATGGCCGTTTCACTATATTTCTCTTCTAAAAATTTGCGTACCTCCGGGCTTGTCATGGCCTTGGCCAACTTTTGGACTGGCTCGGAATCCACGTTATCCTTGCGTGCCACTAATGTAATCGCAAAGTCATTTTCAACACCTTCTGTGAGAAGTGCGTCATTTTTTGGTGTCAAACCAAGCGGTGCGGCGTAAGCAGGTGTTATCACGATCGCATCTGCTTCATCATACGTTCTCGCCAGCATTAATAAATCCACTTCTTTGAACTTATAGTTTTTAGGGTTCTCAGTGATATCAGACATTGTATAGTATGGACCCTTTTTTTCCTTTAAAGTGATGACTTTATGCTGTGCCAGCAATGCCAATGAACGATCGATATTCGACACATCATTTGCAATGGCAATAACGGCACCCTCTGGCATTTTATCCATTGAATCGTATTCTTTGGAATACACCCCATAATTGGCAAAATAAATGGGTTTCACTGGTACTAGCTCGGCATTTTTGTTTCGATTGAATTCCTCCATATATGGAACGTGTTGGAAGAAGTTCACATCCACTTCTCCTGCCGCTAGTGCGGTGTTAGGCTGCACATTATCACCTAATACAACCATTTCCAGGTTAATGCCTTCCTCTGCCAGCTTCGGTTTAACAAGCTCAAGGATTTCCGTCATTGGGGGAATGAGTGAGGCCACTTTCAATGTTACCTC
This sequence is a window from Brevibacillus sp. JNUCC-41. Protein-coding genes within it:
- a CDS encoding MetQ/NlpA family ABC transporter substrate-binding protein; its protein translation is MKRILFLMAAIMLLLVGCGKANEGKEKENAQNQEKKEVTLKVASLIPPMTEILELVKPKLAEEGINLEMVVLGDNVQPNTALAAGEVDVNFFQHVPYMEEFNRNKNAELVPVKPIYFANYGVYSKEYDSMDKMPEGAVIAIANDVSNIDRSLALLAQHKVITLKEKKGPYYTMSDITENPKNYKFKEVDLLMLARTYDEADAIVITPAYAAPLGLTPKNDALLTEGVENDFAITLVARKDNVDSEPVQKLAKAMTSPEVRKFLEEKYSETAIPAF
- a CDS encoding T7SS effector LXG polymorphic toxin is translated as MSMIYESQTLVSAMQTRVGQYKDLKEQLTELKKEFESIVHLDDELQGQGAEAIKGFYKAQIDVVDSWLRLINRHVAFLSGIQGDTIEANLSETLVTVPFLEEELESASRNSKEMVTAQKNDLKKILAGIDDIIQLEPFSDDVFFENMEKAERKRTETIDKVNEIDHKWTAEYAKSEADQAAVTALMEQLKVSSTRGGVVSPLYFNATAYKNSEAYKNLEVRKKDTAQYLKVKKEEAENRRIKDLKAQLDHVTDPDEFLKIAKQIGYENLAPTQQQYVIQLESAKQTADIAKGIGVGLFDVGRDFVTGVWDFVTDPGETVEGVANSIMHPIKTYKYISKSISDSYERDMVNGDAYSRSHWVTYALGTVVTSVVGTKGAGAITKTGVATTKAAAVKGVTKAKELATIPNLLPYNPKNQLSLAGGVPYNVVNGVGLKEQLITMAKVESEVSGDGGKKFTIDTMRHVYHGEINRRGKAVGYHHESMMGGKIVPGTEETPDINGVYRAKVEINGVTKIAKSTFFPKDWDRVKVNNAINEAFENKIKDGNRYVGRTSSGIDIGMYLNRDGTIATAFPLYKN